In Chanodichthys erythropterus isolate Z2021 chromosome 20, ASM2448905v1, whole genome shotgun sequence, the genomic stretch AAATCAAAAGCGTGATTCCAGACCATCGTTATTTTGAGTTTAAGGAGTCTCCTTTGAGCTCCTTCTCTAGATGAATGTtacatcacttttttttttttttaaaaatgtcttatttttctATTTGCTCTGTTGCGAGCGGATAAAGGAGAATTAAGCAGTTGATCGGGGCTCAGTGTCCAGAGTGTTGCATTAGACAGTAATCCAGGGCATAGGAAGGGGGAGATGGGATAGCATCCCTAATCCCTCGCCTACCCCATCCCAAACACAAATACAGACAAACTAAAGCTTTTTATACCATCATCACTAAAGAATGcctcacattttattttaaatacagcACAGGATTCATCCAAGAACCACATCACGAAGACAAAATATCCTAATGGACCTCATTTCTTTCCTGTCTGCACCTCGAAACACTAGCAATCCTGAGTCAGTACCAGAGCCCTCTGAGCCCTCCAGTGGTAGACTTTGTTTTTACCCACAGTTCTCACCAACTCCACTACAATCTAGAGTGACAGATGTTATAGGGGCAACAGTTGGTATTGAGAGGGAGGGGCTTAGGGCCATCTGCCCAGGGTCAAGGTTTGGATGGAAGGAGGTCTCAGAAAAGAGAAAAAGTAGAAAGTTTAGCTACATAACTAGAATGTGTCAAATACTTTTCTGTTAAACAATTTACAGATACTGTAGGTGGAGTCGTATAAGGGACAGGGATGCTTCTCAGGTGCCATGTGGTTCAACTAAACTTAGATTCAGAAAGGTCTAAAAGGAGCTGCAGGTGTCAGtggcacacgcacacacataaaaataaaaaaaatggatgaaccataaaaagatttaatttattgGTGAAATAAAGTTCAAATAAAGCATGCCATTAAAATAGTTTAGCATCACTGAATATCAAATTAGAGCTCTAAGATTTTTGCTTGTGGCCTCCACCTCATCACGAAAGTAGGCTATCTTCCTGTGACCCATCTTCCTCtggagagggggaaaaaaaaaaaaagttagtgtTTATACAggaaaatttatatatatatatatatatatatatatatatatatatatatatatatatatatatatatattatattatatatatatatattaatatatattaatatatatatatatatatatatatatatatatatacaaacaaatATAAGTTAACTTTTGTTTAATCAATGCTACTGATCATCCTTAATGCCAGTATGtgtgttttacaaatattaaacCAATGAAAATTTTAAATAGCTTATGACTAAACCTCGTAACTCCTCAAAACCGTCAGTCAAACCTCATAACTCGGCACCGCCTCTATCGTGACTGAATGCCGCACGCAGTATGGAGatctctgcttgtttgcaatgcaaaggtaaataaagaactggtGTTTGAATACATGTAGCGTTCTCTTTACTCAAGAAACGGTCTTTGTATTTGAAGAGCTGAGAAGATTCTTAGTCTGGTATTTGCCATCtagttcgagatgcatcggcgctGCTCAAACCGATCGACGTATGACAAAGTATCACGAGAGCGATTGAGAACAAACGACTCCCTATGCTTTTAATCGCTCTTGCGGTACTAGCTTCACCTATTAGCTAGTTAGCCTTTACAATGAGATgtattcaacaacaacaacaaaaaaaaaaaaaaaaaaaaaaaaaaaagggagcgCCCATATTGCTACAATAAACATTATAAGCTGTAAGATAAACATAATGCGATGCACTTAAGGTCTCAGGGCACGTTATAATTCgctgatttaaaaaacaaaacaaaaaaaaaaacaaacaacaactcATAACTTAATCTGAGCTTAAATAGTCTAAATAAAGCCACAAAAACTTTGACACTGTTTgattaggggaaaaaaaaaaaaattattattaatatatattatatatatatatattgcctgACAGCGACGTTCTATTTGTTTCGTCATCAACAACATAGTTTGGCTACGAGCCTACTGCGTTTCGAATTATGGGTGGCACTTCCGGTTTGGGGAACTTCCATTTAAAGGGGCTCTctgtaggaatgacacccagtgttcaaaataggtactgcagtccaaattcaaaatattgtttggcccGCCCCCTCGTTCAAAGACACTGGTTGCCAGCTTTTACAGCATATGGTTGCCAGCAACAATAGGGAGTGCAAATGACAATGAAAGCTGAAGAGACTTAAAGACTGTAAGCTGATGgattcagaggctttttagtagagatgcaccaattgcaattttcttggccGATACCGATTTCCGATTTTTTTGTTAGTGTGATCGTCcgatacatattttttgccGATTCCGATTTTTCTAAGAACTATAAATGacaacatatacaaacaaaaatctacttttcttcaatgcagagttttattttcattaaaaaaaaaaaaaaaagtaaaagtcagtaattaaatataaacagctcaaataaacagctcaaataaatgcaatagaataaagaCAGCTATGAAACTAAGTTTTTCGGGTTAACTGGGTTTTTATTCAGGCAAGAAAtcctacagaaattaaagtaatcaaatgtaaaataacacagtgtTATTTTGCATTGGTTACCTTCATTTCTGTAGTCTTTATTGCAAACAattcttaccattaaagttataaaacgtattcagtcaagagcagaaagtgattttctttgtcttttgttctttgattaacatgacagacagcaggaatattggactgctgaccctttaagagtttatgaGAGGTGTTCAACGGACCTACAGTACTACTCTTACACGACATAGATTCACAGCTATTTAATGATTCAAAACTGACGGTGTTTATCTGTATACTCGCCAAGATTGCTTGTGCCGCTGGTTTTGACAtacttttgtatgtatttgacaaTTTAAGCGCAGGAAGGCGCATATTTTGGTACTGTTTGACTTCTGTCTGTTTGAGACTGAGCGTGGCTTGTTCGCTCCACTAATAGATCAGTATTGCGCGCGCTTTCGGTGTGAGCGCGAGACCTGCGGGAATGACTAAAATTAATGCGCAATACAAGCACTACTTAAACGGAGCGaatgagaagagagagagagagagagagagagagagagagagagagagagagagagagagagagagagagagagagagagagagagagagagagagagaggaggcgccCGCGCGGGTGTGCGTCACTTCACCGTGACAAGCAGGAACGCGCAGCTGATGTTATTGCCggattctctgacccagtttgttgctggtttccatggctgcaatacgcgttgttttccgccaactggcagcCTGCGATgttgaaatactattggataaactggcagcacaTGGTctcgcacagaccaaaacaaaaacagacattccgacacggaacgcacattttcaaagtagaatatctggctgtagtattgtttctctgagaaacaagtaggtgaacttagcatgtttcctaaatatctgcaaacatattagggtatttttatgctttattaaagtaaaaatcttacatagagcccctttaaagaGACTGAAAcgaatcatttcaaatcataaggttgcCCTACAAATAAAACTTATCCctcagtttgactgaatgagctgtcaatttctctttcaatgttttattttcagacatgaGAATAGCGTAACGCTTGGTATTTTAACACGACATGTTATAACAAGAATATCAATGGCAAAAGCTCTTTTCAGTTGCCGTTTTCTATCCTcgtgattattttcttttgtcccTTTGCATTCCactgtaatagtatgaaaaacGACAACATATACTGCGCATGTTTGGTCTGTTCTCCCGATATAATTTACCATAATATgtatcccattaataattcactggaatgcacgAAGAATCTTTCGTTTTTCTCCTCAAAGCCTCACGTCTCTTGacaggtttgttttcacaggtaaatacagttaattatctgtaaaaatgatggaaatcactttgaaatagtatcaATACACTTTGTGTTGACACATTGAAATAGTATCAAGAAGTTCATGAACTTTAAGGCAACGTACATTACATAATACAGATATATATCACTATAGTTATGTTTAACCCGTCCGTTATTGCGGTGGAAAGAATCGCGCTTTTTCATGGCCTGTTGAAAGTAGGCtaccttgttgatgcttttacacttttaatgtTTGTTGGTTGAAGGGCGAGCAGAATAATAAATGTCATCTCATTATACCCAgttaacaaacaaaaacaaacaaacaaattattGAGTTCATAGTGAGCCTTTCACTGTCAGATTACGGAAGTTACATCAATTCGCGCACAGTGTCATGGAGCTGAAGTCCCGCATTAAATGCGAGTATTACTTTTAATATAATATCCAGTTTTAATATGCCATTTGAAGCACTGTATGTTTGTGCAATTCTGTTGTTTCAGTGCATGGTGTGCCGTGGGTTTTTGACTTATCAAAACTGCCGTGGCAAAAAAAGGTTGGGATCCCAGATAGCACACGTACATCTGCAAGAcgtctgttaaagatcacttcatctggaaagcatctgctgtttacaaacatctgatagacgtctttaagatgtcagttttacatacattctaaatcataaacatcttaaagacatcttctaaacgtctatttgacatctgacaggatACGTCCTATAGACGTATTCCAGATGAGCAAACAACCTAAATAATACGTCTTCCAgacgtaaacacacacatcaaatagacgtctcCGAGATGTACGTGTGCTATCAGGGGAAACACTTGAACTCATTCACACATACAATATAGATGCGAAGTCGCTCCTGTTCCAGCTGAAAATACTCAATGGCCGTGAGATCGTCAAACGTCTTTTTCATATGGAGAAAGCCACAATTGGGGGAGCGTTTGGCATGCTCGGACCTTAACAGTCAATAAAAGAGATTAATGTCGTTTAGTGTTGATTTAGTGTTCCCCTTTTCCACCCAAAGTAAACTGCTACAATTTCATGTTTACAACTGTAGATAAACAATAAAAAGGtgttctcagaaaaacaatggcGATAGATGTGCTGCAGGAGCTCACCAGGGGTTGTCTTCTGGCTCCCAGCCCTCCAGCTCTCTGAGGCAGTAGAAACAGCAGGCCACGTCTGGCTCATTCTCACTGGGACAGTGCACAAAACCTGCCTTGGCCATCTGAAGAGAGGATTGGCATTCTTTTAATTAAAGCAGCAGTGATTTTGTAAAACTGCTTAAGTCCATGTACTCAACACGGTCTAATTTGTTGTCATTTTAACTTACACCTAGCTATTATTAGTCTGTTTCCACACTTTTTTCTAACGCACTCACCAGCTCTGGTGTGCACTGGCAATCTTCTCGAAAAGGCCACTCGGAAAAAGTCTGAAGACGCTTTTCGTAATTATACATCTGGTTAAACGACAAAAGCCGGGATGCAATCACTTCTGCGTTAGACATTTCTGAAGCACAAACAGAGTACAACTCAACATCTCACTATAAACCTGGCTGAGTGCTGCGGTTTAATTGGTTGGGTGCTTTTGATTATTGATGAATCGCTGACAGCTGTCAGAGCATTTAAAGAAGAAAACGTTGTAAAACAAGAACCTGTTGGATAAATTTGGGATGCTATACTTGAACATTATCAATCTCTATAGCATTGTATTGTATGAATAATCATTTCGTATTAAAATGATGATAATATTCACTTAGTTCACTGAACCTGGTCAATgtcaaacatttaaaacagtaatgtgATGTCTCCCTCTGCTGGAcgaacaaaaacacaaaatttgaactacaaacaaaatatcagataaaaaaaagttttgattaaatgactgaaaaaaatataggatgtgttatattttattgtgCTGTTTTCTAGAACCGAAAATTAAGTCATATAAAtctagatttttatttatacatttatttcatgccGTTTTCTTGGACCAAATGTTCTGAAATTAAAAGTTATTATCTATATGAGTTTTTTTCAAAGTATTTTGAGTCTTGCGTCGTTGcgaattttgttattttatatgCCATAAAACCACATAGTAAATGCTTCGGAATGGAGACCTCATGTCAAGCATAATCCTTAACAAGCCCTATAAAGATTCCTGTGTTATGTAGTTAACCGCTACAGGCTGCACACATAAGTTCTCCAGTAGAAATAGTAGATTCCCTGGGCTGCACACCATTTACTAGACACAAACATGAGTCTAGAGGCCTCGGCAAGTTGTGTCCCTTTTACTGGAGCCAAACCAATTACCGTAAGCCAATACATACACCATAAAGTGAGATCATAGTGAGTGGCAGACAACATTAATGGTTTGCGGTGTGAGCATTGGAAGCTGTTTATGACTGGTATAGGGAAAGGCCCTGCTGCTGTCACCATGTTCTGTAACTGTATCTCACTGCGCCTGGCTGTTGAAATGTGCTTACTGCTTCAAAAAAGTGGCCCCTCCACCCCTCTCTGCCCTTCATCTGATAGGAACTTCCCTGAGTGTTGGTTTGTGTGTCATAAACAAATTCTGCAGTTAATATGTTAATCTGCCTGAAAGGTGAATGTGAGCTGACTCAACTAGGATGGTCATATTAATCCTAAAGGAGGTTTTTCCGTGAAATGATTTGTGAGATTTTGCAGATTTGTTGCTGCTTGTTCTCTCTTTTGTGGTTATAGTTTGTCACTTAATATTCAAGTCTAGAGTTTCACATCAGACATGACATTTGGCGCATTCCTTTCAGGCGAGACCCCACACCGGAGCTGTCGCCCACTTAGGAGAAGTTAAGCGGGAATACGTCGCCATCAGATGTTGTGTGGCATCCATCTTGTTTGTGGCTTGGGAAAAGTCACAAAGTGAATGCTTCATCAAGCCACAGACTAGAAGGAACTGACATGGAATTGCATTGGATGgctgaaatgtttattttattcattggcTTTTTCCTTTACTTCACAGGACACTGGAGATCTGACAGGAAAGTGGAGAGAGAGGGATCAGGACATGACCCGGACCGGAATCGAACACAGATCCCCAATAGTCATGTGTCGCAGCTTCAACATGACTGGAATTTTCCTGATATCCTTCTCCAGTTGCATGACTCCCAAACTTCAAACGGAAAAGGCAGaagattgtgtttttttttttagtgctgtcaaaaaaataaaagtttgtttacataatatatgtgtgtgtactgtgtatatttattatgtatatataaatacacacacatgcatgtatatatttaacaaaaatatatttatacttacttttataaatattatcaattatatataaatgtatatacacatatacatttaaatatttcttgaatatattcatgtatgtgtgtgtatttatatatacatatttatgtatattagGGCTGTTCAATGATAACTGTGGttatcgtgtacaaaataagagtctgtgtttacataatatatgtttgtttgttttgtgtattattattatgtatatataaatatacacacatacatgtatatatttaagaaaaatgtcttatatttctatacaaatatttacatttatatataatttaaatatataaaaatatatatatatttatatatttatacatacatgcaaacaaacttttattttggatgcgattaattgtttgacagcgctattttatttatttattgacagataaataaacaaatattaaataaataatgtttaataataatatttatttatttagaattttatttataatattaaatatttcaagatAATATTGTTATTGaaaactaaatattaaataaatataaatattaaacaaatatttacaaataatattcatTATAATGAGAATTGCTAcatgataatattaataatttattagtatttttttttttaaatccaattGTTATTGACATGACAGAATAAATTGCTTTTTTACAATCTTCCCTAGCAAGATACATTTCACACAAGCGAGATTTGAGATTACTGTGAAGCCCTTGAGATGCTTATATAAGtatgtatacatttttaagtgtccatatatatatactcgAGTGGATGGAATGGATATACTTTCTTTTACTAGAAAATTTTCCTGATGTCCTTCTCTAGTTGCAAGATTCCCAAGCTTCAGCAATGCCATCAACATAGAAAGCAGAACGTAAGTAAgtcagtataaataatttgttatgcAACAACAAAGTTGTCCATATTATGAAATAAGTCTTGGATTTTGTCACACCATTCCTGGGAAAGATTAAACCAAAGAACAGGCTATCAGGTATGCATCTCCCCAGTCTGTACTTCTCTCCCTCTCCATCCCAATCCGTGTTTTCATTGACACTTGActcttctctctctccttctctcacCCGCTCCCTCCTTCTCCTCTTCGTTCTCCTCCTCACCCCTTCCTCACACAGTTGTCCTTACTTATTAAAGTCCTGGTGTGATTATCTGCTGGAATCTCTTGCACTTGTCCTGTATTCTCAGTGTGGTGAGACTGAGAGTGGGATGGGCTAAAAGAAGGaaatgtgtgtctctgtgtgactGTGCGATACTTTGCGCAGGAGACACTCAAGTTCATCAGGACTATTTTGGCTCCAAATATCCCCAGAACCTCAAAGAACCGAGTCCGGACGCCCTGTTGTTCATGCAAGCGAGGGTTTCTACGAGGAGTTTGTGGTGTCAGGGTGCAAGTGGAAAGACCCTCGGAGACAGAAAGAGGAGACGAGTGGACGGGAAACAGTCAGAGGAAGAGGGTCAAATGTGGGGTTCAGGTAAGAACATCCACTATTTTCTATTTCTGTTTGCAGTCTCATGTGAGCACAGCACATCCGAGGAGCACAAAACTGTTTTCCCTGGAGAGCCTTTTTGCTGCATATGCAGAAACGTACAGGATTTATGTGTTTATATAACAGTTTATTATAGAATAACTCTGATCTATATTTTCATGGTTAAAATTATTTGTGTACTATGGCATTTACAATAGATATACATAGCATCCAGGACATAGATGAATAGTTTCGGAGATGTGATACATCTCATGGAGTTACAACACCAGTCTATGACCAGCATTTAGTTCTTCTAATTTAGTCATGTCAGTGTTGTCATTATCAAGATTGTATTTCGTATGAAGAAGTGTATACTTCTCATGGACATTTGAACTGGCATTTTTGGTAGATTTACGACTCCTCTTGTCTCTTCA encodes the following:
- the birc5b gene encoding baculoviral IAP repeat-containing protein 5b isoform X1, with the protein product MSNAEVIASRLLSFNQMYNYEKRLQTFSEWPFREDCQCTPELMAKAGFVHCPSENEPDVACCFYCLRELEGWEPEDNPWSEHAKRSPNCGFLHMKKTFDDLTAIEYFQLEQERLRIYIRKMGHRKIAYFRDEVEATSKNLRALI
- the birc5b gene encoding baculoviral IAP repeat-containing protein 5b isoform X2, whose protein sequence is MSSILRGGICRSSAVFSQMAKAGFVHCPSENEPDVACCFYCLRELEGWEPEDNPWSEHAKRSPNCGFLHMKKTFDDLTAIEYFQLEQERLRIYIRKMGHRKIAYFRDEVEATSKNLRALI